The following proteins are encoded in a genomic region of Nicoliella spurrieriana:
- a CDS encoding CvpA family protein has product MLTIIILILLFCGVMIGFHRGLVASLVIIAGYVISFWAAWQFSVYPRHWILTLLQSASPAIVSSIAFFATFLVCYLLVMRIGRILKTAVQLPILKQINGLLGGVAGFIMCYGLIWISLNFLILQNADWFATQYAHSTVAQMIVNQTPTITHNAIDKWLHSN; this is encoded by the coding sequence ATGTTAACAATTATTATTTTAATTTTACTATTTTGCGGTGTGATGATTGGTTTTCACCGTGGCTTAGTGGCAAGCTTAGTTATTATTGCAGGCTATGTAATTTCGTTTTGGGCTGCATGGCAGTTTTCAGTGTACCCAAGGCACTGGATTTTAACCTTGTTGCAGAGCGCTAGTCCAGCAATTGTTAGTTCAATTGCCTTCTTTGCAACCTTTTTAGTGTGCTATTTATTAGTCATGCGGATTGGTCGGATTCTAAAGACAGCTGTGCAACTACCGATTTTGAAGCAAATTAACGGCCTCTTAGGTGGGGTGGCGGGCTTTATAATGTGCTATGGATTAATTTGGATTAGCCTGAATTTTTTGATATTACAAAATGCCGATTGGTTTGCAACTCAATATGCCCACTCGACCGTTGCTCAAATGATCGTTAACCAAACACCAACAATTACCCACAATGCAATTGATAAGTGGTTACATTCTAATTAG
- a CDS encoding cell division protein ZapA, which translates to MSETKKRFKAKIGNRTYTFVGKSSMEHMHAVTDLMNKQLSQLNQLSASVSYEDAMVLLAFNAISDQLKLQGELDELKTDSKSGAKK; encoded by the coding sequence ATGAGTGAAACCAAGAAGCGGTTTAAAGCTAAAATTGGGAACCGGACCTATACGTTTGTCGGCAAAAGTTCGATGGAGCATATGCATGCCGTAACTGACTTAATGAACAAGCAATTAAGCCAGTTAAATCAACTATCGGCTAGCGTCAGCTACGAAGATGCAATGGTATTATTAGCATTTAATGCGATTTCTGATCAGTTAAAACTACAGGGCGAATTAGATGAACTAAAAACGGACTCAAAATCAGGAGCCAAAAAATAA
- a CDS encoding DUF1292 domain-containing protein: protein MTETTNEDGKKQITLVDDQGNEELYTILFTFESDDMEKSYILVYPAGKEDDDEVDIEAYALPKGEDPTDPQGGRLMPIESEKEWDIVESVLNTFLDNDSDE from the coding sequence ATGACCGAAACGACTAATGAAGATGGCAAAAAACAAATTACCTTAGTTGATGACCAGGGGAATGAAGAATTATACACGATTTTATTCACTTTTGAATCTGACGATATGGAAAAATCATACATTCTAGTATACCCAGCTGGTAAGGAAGATGACGATGAAGTCGACATCGAGGCCTACGCATTACCAAAGGGTGAAGATCCTACCGATCCACAGGGTGGCCGCTTGATGCCGATCGAATCTGAAAAGGAATGGGACATTGTTGAATCCGTTCTAAATACATTTTTAGATAATGATTCTGATGAATAA
- the ruvX gene encoding Holliday junction resolvase RuvX, producing MRLMGLDVGTKTVGIAVSDPLGWTAQGVEIIPIDEEQKEFGFDRLAQLVKQYAVTGFVVGLPKNMNNTSGPRVDACRKYAWMANQRFGIPFDFQDERLTTVEAERMLVEEADTSRKKRKQVIDKVAAELILQGYLDRKGKLTLN from the coding sequence ATGAGGTTAATGGGATTAGACGTTGGGACTAAAACCGTCGGGATTGCAGTTAGTGATCCGTTGGGATGGACCGCCCAAGGTGTCGAAATTATACCAATTGATGAGGAACAAAAGGAGTTTGGGTTTGACCGACTGGCACAATTAGTTAAACAATATGCAGTAACTGGTTTTGTGGTCGGGTTACCTAAAAATATGAATAATACTTCGGGCCCACGGGTGGATGCCTGTCGTAAGTACGCCTGGATGGCGAACCAGCGATTTGGGATTCCATTCGATTTTCAAGATGAACGGCTCACGACCGTCGAAGCAGAAAGAATGTTAGTTGAAGAAGCTGATACTTCACGTAAAAAACGCAAACAGGTGATCGATAAAGTGGCTGCAGAATTAATTTTACAGGGCTACTTAGACCGTAAGGGAAAATTGACCCTAAATTAA
- a CDS encoding IreB family regulatory phosphoprotein yields MASLDKTMYFDFNKAPKDVHDTLLIVYRALEEKGYNPYNQIVGYLISGDPAYIPRFNDARNLIRRHERDEIIEELVRFYLDNNQNVGTDGNEDHK; encoded by the coding sequence ATGGCTTCCCTAGATAAGACGATGTATTTCGATTTTAATAAAGCCCCTAAGGACGTACATGATACACTGTTAATTGTGTACCGTGCGTTGGAAGAAAAGGGATATAACCCATATAATCAAATTGTGGGTTACTTGATTTCAGGTGATCCAGCTTACATTCCACGCTTCAACGATGCTCGAAATCTAATCAGACGGCACGAACGTGATGAAATTATTGAAGAATTAGTCCGTTTTTATCTGGATAATAATCAAAATGTCGGGACCGATGGAAACGAGGATCATAAATGA
- the alaS gene encoding alanine--tRNA ligase encodes MKKLSSSEIRQMYLDFFEERGHTIMPSASLIPVDDPSLLWINSGVATMKKYFEGRVVPKNRRMTSSQKSIRTNDIENVGKTARHQTLFEMLGNFSVGDYFKKEAIHWAFELLTSEKYFGWDKDKLYMTIYPEDEDAKKFWIEAGVEPDHLIDMEDNFWDVGQGPSGPDSEIFYDRGEEFNDLAPDDPENYPGGENERYLEVWNIVFSQFNHKPDDTYEPLPRKNIDTGMGLERVVSIFQNAPTNFETDLFLPIIHKTQELSANRKYGKVAADDVSFKIIADHARAITFAINDGAIPSNVGRGYVIRRLIRRAIVAGRDLGITENFLYQLVPVVGKIMQSHYPEVLKNADYIEKVVQSEENRFNDTLSDGLALLNELMDGVKKSANKQMSGADAFKLYDTYGFPFELTQEYLADAGMSVDAEGFKNEMQKQKDRARNARDDGNAMSVQRDLLVDIKTPSQYVGYTQLTVDNAKLEDIVFDEQLVDSVKAGKAELIFDKTPFYAEMGGQVADQGVIEDQDGQLVAKVIDVQHAPNNQNLHTVELVEPMQKGATYKLVVDRNFHNKVEKNHTATHLLDQSLRNVLGGHTQQAGSLVEPNYLRFDFNHFGSVTEDDLKKVENMVNDQIFAELPVTTIETDPKTGKEMGAVAVFSSKYGKKVRVVSAGDFSIEFCGGDHVKNTSQIGLFKIVSESGVGAGVRRIEAVTSREAFEYLNDKEGLLNRIAAELKAKQLKDVPNKVAQLQSEIKDLKQKQESLEAKVASQQANDVFSNVKDVDGVKVITGIIKDSGMAQLRQLADTWRTKGLSDILVLGTNSKDKANLIAAVSDDKVKAGFKAGDLIKAISGTINGGGGGRPNMAQAGGTNPAGLNDAMSAAYDWVKTQK; translated from the coding sequence ATGAAAAAATTAAGTAGTAGTGAAATTCGACAAATGTATCTGGATTTCTTTGAGGAACGCGGCCATACGATCATGCCGAGTGCTTCATTAATTCCGGTTGATGATCCGTCATTACTTTGGATTAACTCCGGAGTGGCTACAATGAAGAAGTATTTTGAAGGCCGGGTCGTTCCAAAAAACCGGCGGATGACCAGTTCACAAAAGAGTATTCGTACCAACGATATCGAAAATGTGGGAAAGACTGCGCGTCACCAAACGTTATTTGAAATGCTCGGGAATTTCTCAGTGGGTGATTACTTTAAGAAGGAAGCCATTCACTGGGCCTTTGAACTATTAACTTCAGAAAAGTATTTTGGTTGGGATAAGGATAAGCTCTACATGACGATTTATCCAGAAGACGAGGATGCTAAAAAATTCTGGATCGAAGCCGGAGTGGAACCAGACCATTTAATTGATATGGAAGATAACTTTTGGGATGTTGGTCAAGGCCCTTCAGGTCCTGATTCAGAAATCTTCTACGACCGTGGGGAAGAGTTTAACGACTTAGCACCCGATGATCCTGAAAACTACCCTGGTGGCGAAAACGAACGGTACCTGGAAGTTTGGAACATCGTGTTCTCCCAATTTAACCACAAACCAGATGACACCTACGAACCACTTCCACGGAAGAACATTGATACGGGGATGGGATTAGAACGGGTCGTTTCAATTTTTCAAAATGCGCCCACTAACTTTGAAACCGACTTATTTTTACCAATTATCCACAAGACTCAGGAATTAAGTGCCAACCGTAAGTATGGAAAGGTTGCCGCTGACGATGTTTCATTCAAAATCATTGCTGACCATGCCCGTGCAATTACCTTTGCCATTAATGATGGGGCAATTCCATCTAATGTGGGACGTGGATACGTAATTCGGCGGTTGATTCGGCGGGCCATCGTGGCTGGTCGGGATTTAGGCATTACCGAAAACTTCCTTTACCAATTAGTACCAGTGGTGGGTAAGATTATGCAATCGCACTACCCCGAAGTATTGAAGAATGCTGATTATATCGAAAAAGTGGTTCAATCAGAAGAAAACCGCTTTAATGATACACTATCAGATGGATTAGCCCTCTTGAACGAACTAATGGATGGGGTTAAAAAATCAGCAAATAAGCAAATGAGTGGCGCCGATGCATTCAAGCTTTATGATACCTACGGATTTCCATTTGAATTAACGCAAGAATACCTTGCTGATGCGGGGATGAGCGTTGATGCCGAAGGATTCAAGAATGAAATGCAAAAGCAAAAGGATCGGGCACGTAATGCTCGTGACGATGGCAATGCAATGAGTGTCCAACGGGATTTATTAGTTGATATTAAGACCCCTAGTCAATACGTTGGATATACCCAATTAACTGTTGATAACGCTAAGTTAGAGGACATCGTGTTCGATGAACAGCTAGTTGATTCCGTTAAGGCTGGTAAGGCTGAATTAATTTTTGATAAGACGCCATTCTATGCTGAAATGGGGGGCCAAGTTGCTGACCAGGGGGTAATCGAAGATCAAGATGGTCAGTTAGTAGCCAAAGTCATTGATGTCCAACACGCACCTAATAACCAAAACTTACACACCGTTGAATTAGTGGAACCAATGCAAAAGGGTGCTACTTATAAATTAGTCGTTGATCGCAATTTCCATAATAAGGTCGAAAAGAACCATACTGCGACGCATTTATTGGATCAATCATTAAGAAATGTATTAGGTGGTCACACCCAACAAGCTGGTTCATTAGTTGAACCAAACTACCTCCGGTTTGACTTTAACCACTTTGGTTCCGTTACCGAAGATGACTTGAAAAAAGTCGAAAACATGGTTAATGACCAAATCTTTGCAGAACTACCCGTCACAACGATCGAAACTGATCCAAAGACTGGAAAGGAAATGGGTGCCGTTGCGGTATTTAGTTCTAAGTATGGTAAGAAGGTCAGAGTGGTTAGTGCCGGAGATTTCTCAATTGAATTCTGTGGTGGTGATCACGTTAAGAACACCAGTCAAATTGGGTTATTTAAAATCGTTTCCGAATCTGGAGTAGGTGCTGGGGTTCGAAGAATTGAAGCGGTGACTTCCCGTGAAGCGTTTGAATACCTAAACGATAAGGAAGGACTCCTAAATCGAATTGCAGCCGAACTAAAGGCTAAGCAACTTAAGGACGTTCCAAATAAGGTCGCCCAGCTTCAATCTGAAATTAAGGATCTGAAGCAAAAACAAGAATCATTAGAAGCAAAGGTGGCTTCGCAACAAGCTAACGATGTCTTTTCTAACGTGAAGGATGTTGATGGAGTGAAGGTCATCACTGGAATCATTAAGGATTCTGGAATGGCTCAACTCCGGCAATTAGCTGATACTTGGCGGACTAAGGGCTTATCCGACATCTTAGTGCTAGGAACTAATAGCAAGGATAAGGCTAATTTAATCGCAGCCGTTAGTGATGATAAGGTCAAGGCTGGCTTTAAGGCTGGCGACTTAATTAAAGCCATCTCAGGCACCATTAATGGTGGCGGGGGTGGTCGCCCTAACATGGCTCAAGCTGGTGGAACGAATCCTGCTGGTTTGAACGATGCAATGAGTGCTGCTTATGATTGGGTCAAGACCCAAAAATAG
- a CDS encoding DEAD/DEAH box helicase, translating into MSTTFKQFALKPFINEALAELNFTTPTPVQEKLIPVIERGKDVIGQSATGSGKTHAFLLPIFDQLDLDRQVVQAVITTPSRELAYQIYENAKQLAEHSQQPIHIANYVGGTDKKRQVDKLENEQPQIIIGTPGRILDLINTQALDLHTANRLVVDEADMTLDLGFLDQVDKIAASFGDELQMMVFSATIPQKLEPFLKKYMNQPVTEEIPVASVISPTVDNLLISTKGQDKNDLIYQLLTIGEPYLVLIFANTRSRVQEIHDYLLGQGLKVGMIQGGMKPRERKRVMKQVQRLEFQFVVATDLAARGIDIDGVSDVINDDIPEDLDYFIHRVGRTGRNGMPGTAITLYQPGEEQRVSELEQMGIQFKPKAIRNHEIVDSYDRNRRKTHRNRAKKLDPTMIGMVKKNKRKVKPGYKRRIKNAIKRNDDMNRRIEQRNEARKQRKQKKQSSQRYR; encoded by the coding sequence ATGAGTACCACTTTTAAACAGTTCGCCCTAAAGCCATTTATCAATGAGGCATTGGCTGAACTTAATTTTACGACCCCTACACCGGTTCAAGAAAAATTAATTCCGGTAATTGAACGGGGCAAGGATGTGATTGGTCAATCTGCCACCGGGAGTGGGAAGACGCATGCGTTCTTGTTACCAATTTTTGATCAATTAGATTTGGATAGGCAAGTAGTGCAAGCGGTGATCACCACCCCTAGTCGGGAGTTAGCCTACCAAATTTATGAAAACGCTAAGCAACTCGCAGAACACAGCCAACAACCCATTCATATTGCTAATTACGTTGGTGGGACTGATAAGAAGCGGCAAGTTGATAAGCTAGAAAATGAACAACCACAGATTATCATCGGAACTCCGGGGCGGATTTTAGATTTGATTAACACCCAAGCATTGGATTTACACACTGCAAATCGCTTAGTGGTTGATGAAGCCGACATGACCCTTGACCTAGGGTTCTTGGACCAAGTTGATAAGATTGCGGCTAGTTTTGGTGATGAGCTGCAGATGATGGTCTTTTCTGCGACGATTCCTCAAAAGCTGGAGCCGTTCTTAAAGAAGTACATGAATCAGCCGGTGACGGAAGAAATTCCGGTGGCATCGGTAATTAGTCCCACTGTTGATAACCTATTGATTTCAACGAAGGGGCAGGATAAAAATGATTTAATCTACCAACTGCTTACGATTGGGGAACCTTACTTGGTGTTGATCTTTGCAAATACCCGTTCTCGAGTCCAAGAAATTCATGATTACCTGTTAGGACAGGGCTTAAAGGTCGGCATGATTCAAGGTGGAATGAAGCCTAGGGAACGGAAGCGGGTCATGAAGCAGGTGCAAAGACTTGAATTTCAATTCGTAGTTGCAACTGACCTAGCAGCTCGTGGAATCGATATCGATGGGGTATCTGACGTCATTAATGATGATATTCCAGAAGATCTTGATTACTTCATTCACCGGGTCGGCAGAACCGGGCGCAACGGGATGCCTGGAACGGCCATCACCCTTTATCAACCTGGTGAGGAGCAACGGGTGTCAGAATTGGAACAAATGGGAATTCAATTCAAGCCCAAGGCCATTCGTAACCACGAAATTGTGGATTCTTACGACCGGAACCGGCGTAAGACGCACCGGAATCGCGCTAAAAAATTGGATCCGACGATGATCGGGATGGTCAAAAAGAACAAACGCAAGGTCAAGCCGGGCTATAAGCGACGCATCAAAAACGCAATCAAGCGTAATGATGATATGAACCGACGAATCGAACAACGAAACGAAGCGCGCAAGCAACGGAAGCAAAAGAAGCAAAGTTCACAGCGTTATCGTTAA
- a CDS encoding DHH family phosphoesterase — protein MNTQEQIVNAIKKFDTIIIHRHQHPDPDAIGSQMGLANVIKESFPEKHVYCVGKQYTGFNWLGTVDEIADDVYKDALVMVLDTANQPRVDDARYTKGKQIIKIDHHPNDDQFGDLMWVVPDASSTSELIYDLYSSSDDLKINAEAGRLLYAGIIGDTGRFKYPSTSAHTFAVAAGLAQLDFSTSDVNQIEDEIDLPLARLSAYVYQNIQILDSGAGYIVLTNEILKQLDLGDESTSAVVPLPGKLKEIKNWAIFVQQKDASYRVRLRSKGPVINEIAKQFGGGGHPLASGAVAKDDAEIKQVIAAISEAAKNYKGEIA, from the coding sequence ATGAATACTCAAGAACAAATCGTGAACGCAATTAAAAAATTTGACACAATTATCATCCATCGCCACCAGCATCCAGATCCAGATGCAATTGGATCACAAATGGGCTTGGCGAACGTAATCAAGGAATCGTTTCCAGAAAAGCACGTTTACTGCGTCGGTAAACAATACACCGGTTTTAACTGGTTAGGGACCGTTGATGAAATCGCTGATGATGTTTATAAAGACGCCCTAGTGATGGTGTTGGATACTGCTAATCAGCCCCGGGTTGATGATGCACGCTACACTAAGGGCAAGCAGATAATTAAAATTGACCACCACCCCAATGATGATCAATTTGGGGATTTAATGTGGGTGGTTCCAGATGCTTCTAGTACCAGTGAATTGATCTATGACCTTTACAGTTCCAGTGATGATCTAAAGATCAATGCTGAGGCCGGGCGGCTATTATATGCCGGCATCATTGGTGATACCGGTCGTTTTAAGTACCCATCGACTTCTGCACACACCTTTGCGGTGGCTGCTGGATTAGCTCAATTGGACTTTTCCACTAGCGACGTTAATCAAATCGAAGATGAAATTGACTTGCCATTAGCGCGGCTTTCGGCATACGTCTACCAAAATATTCAAATTTTAGACAGTGGGGCTGGCTACATTGTTTTAACTAACGAAATTCTGAAACAATTAGATCTGGGCGATGAAAGTACCTCCGCCGTGGTTCCCCTTCCTGGGAAGTTAAAGGAAATTAAGAACTGGGCGATTTTCGTTCAACAAAAGGATGCTAGCTACCGGGTGCGGCTTCGTTCGAAGGGTCCAGTGATTAACGAGATCGCCAAGCAATTTGGTGGTGGTGGCCATCCACTTGCTAGTGGGGCGGTCGCAAAAGACGACGCTGAAATTAAGCAAGTGATTGCAGCAATTAGTGAGGCTGCCAAGAACTATAAAGGAGAAATTGCCTAA
- the yajC gene encoding preprotein translocase subunit YajC → MQYSSLIFIVIIIVVMYFTMIRPQKRRQQEHQQTINNIKKGDQVVTIGRLHGVVDSINRDTKTVTLDCDGIYLEFDLNAIASVTAATAADTNEAASSASADAEPAKSAESNETAAKSDADNQPAK, encoded by the coding sequence ATGCAATATTCATCATTAATTTTCATCGTGATTATCATTGTGGTAATGTACTTTACCATGATTCGACCACAAAAGAGACGCCAACAAGAACACCAACAAACCATTAACAACATCAAGAAGGGTGACCAAGTGGTTACGATTGGTCGGCTTCACGGGGTCGTTGATTCAATTAATCGGGATACTAAGACCGTAACGCTTGATTGTGACGGGATTTATCTTGAATTTGATTTAAATGCGATTGCTAGTGTTACCGCCGCAACTGCTGCGGATACTAATGAAGCTGCCAGTTCTGCTAGCGCTGATGCTGAACCAGCAAAATCAGCTGAATCAAATGAGACTGCTGCTAAGTCTGATGCAGATAATCAACCAGCAAAGTAA
- the ruvB gene encoding Holliday junction branch migration DNA helicase RuvB, with amino-acid sequence MSDNDRIVSGDSKDHDEELVEKSLRPQTLRQYIGQEQLKHELSVYIKAAKQREESLDHVLLYGPPGLGKTTLAMIIAREMGVNIKTTSGPAIEKPGDLVALLNELRPGDVLFIDEIHRLPKVVEEMLYSAMEDFYIDIVVGQGPTAHPVHFPLPPFTLIGATTRAGTLAPPLRDRFGIVEHMNYYEVADLQEIVKRTADIFGTTINEQAAHEIARRSRGTPRIANRLLKRIRDFAQVSGQAQIELPIVDHALTLLKVDDMGLDATDKKLLTTMIEIYNGGPVGLNTIAANIGEESDTIESMYEPYLLQIGFLKRTARGRTVTNRAYQHFKLKPLD; translated from the coding sequence ATGTCAGATAACGATCGAATCGTTTCAGGTGATTCCAAAGACCACGATGAAGAATTAGTGGAGAAATCGTTGCGGCCCCAAACGTTGCGCCAATACATTGGACAAGAACAACTCAAGCATGAGTTGTCAGTGTATATAAAGGCAGCCAAGCAGCGTGAGGAGTCTTTGGACCATGTTTTGCTATATGGGCCACCTGGATTAGGGAAGACCACCTTAGCGATGATCATTGCCCGTGAAATGGGTGTTAACATCAAAACCACCAGTGGCCCGGCGATTGAAAAGCCAGGGGACCTGGTTGCGTTATTGAACGAACTTCGGCCCGGTGACGTTTTATTTATTGATGAAATTCACCGCCTGCCTAAGGTGGTGGAGGAAATGTTATATTCAGCGATGGAAGATTTTTACATCGATATCGTGGTGGGGCAGGGACCGACCGCCCATCCAGTCCACTTCCCGTTGCCTCCATTTACGTTGATCGGAGCAACCACCCGGGCGGGAACCCTAGCACCACCACTGCGTGATCGCTTTGGAATCGTTGAACATATGAACTATTATGAAGTGGCCGATTTACAAGAAATCGTGAAAAGAACTGCGGATATCTTTGGGACCACGATTAACGAGCAGGCGGCCCATGAAATTGCCCGGCGCTCGCGGGGAACCCCTAGAATTGCTAACCGGCTCTTGAAACGTATTCGTGATTTTGCCCAGGTTTCAGGACAAGCCCAAATTGAATTACCAATCGTGGACCATGCGCTAACGCTCCTTAAGGTAGATGATATGGGATTGGATGCAACCGATAAGAAGTTGCTGACGACCATGATTGAAATTTATAATGGCGGCCCAGTTGGTCTAAATACGATTGCTGCTAACATTGGTGAGGAATCTGATACGATTGAGTCAATGTATGAGCCGTATCTATTACAAATTGGTTTTTTAAAGCGGACCGCCCGCGGACGAACGGTCACGAACCGCGCATATCAGCATTTTAAGCTAAAACCGCTAGACTAA
- the ruvA gene encoding Holliday junction branch migration protein RuvA — MYEYLTGFVTAVTPSYIVLDVNGIGYLLYTADPYRYHVDADKQLKLYVHQVITDSFQSLYAFASRNDKALFEKLINVSGIGPKSANAIMAGNQNQGLLRAINEENITFLTKFPGVGKKTAKQIVLDLKGKLDDLFEADQLAPKSRVAVSVSTSDTRELQDALAALNALGYSSRDVARVKKQLLALDGELDTNQYLSEGLRLLTQF, encoded by the coding sequence ATGTATGAATATCTAACGGGGTTCGTTACGGCGGTGACCCCCAGCTACATTGTTTTAGATGTGAATGGAATTGGCTATCTGCTTTATACGGCTGATCCCTACCGGTACCACGTGGATGCGGATAAGCAGCTAAAACTATACGTTCACCAAGTGATCACGGACTCGTTTCAATCGTTATACGCTTTTGCTAGTCGAAATGATAAGGCGTTATTCGAAAAGTTGATCAATGTCTCTGGCATTGGTCCAAAGAGTGCCAACGCCATTATGGCGGGAAATCAAAACCAGGGTCTCCTACGGGCAATTAATGAGGAAAACATCACCTTTTTGACGAAGTTTCCGGGGGTCGGAAAAAAGACCGCAAAGCAGATTGTGTTGGACCTAAAGGGCAAACTGGACGACCTCTTTGAAGCCGACCAGTTGGCTCCTAAATCAAGGGTTGCTGTTAGTGTAAGCACTTCCGATACGAGGGAGCTACAAGATGCGTTAGCAGCCCTCAATGCATTGGGATATTCCAGCCGGGACGTTGCCAGGGTCAAAAAACAACTATTGGCATTGGACGGCGAATTAGACACCAATCAATACTTGAGTGAGGGGCTGAGGTTATTGACCCAGTTTTAA